CATAGGATTGTGGCTTAAATAATAAAATAAAAAGGTTAAGAGGGGATTTAAATGAGTAAGCACGTCGTTATTTTAGGCGCTGGCTATGCCGGATTAAGAGCGCTACATGAATTACAAAGAGGCAATACTGATCTGAAAATCACATTGGTCGATCAAAATGATTACCACTTTGAAGCAACGGATATCCATGAAGTTGCAGCAGGAATCCAAACATCGGAAAGAATTACGTATCCAATCAAAGATGTTGTAAAAACTGCTTGCACAACATTTGTACAAGGTAGAGTGGAAACAATCGATAGTGAAAACCAATTGGTTCATTTGAAGGATCAAGAAGCCCTTTCTTATGATTATTTGATTGTGGCACTAGGCTATGAATCAGAATCTTTCGGGATTCCAGGTGTAGAAGAATTTTCATTAAAAATGGTCGACATTCCAACGTCAGAAAAAGTTTATCAACATTTAACTGAGCAAATGGAAGCCTATAAAGAAACCAAAGACGAAAACTGTTTGAAAATCGTGGTCTGCGGTGCCGGTTTTACTGGGATCGAGTTACTAGGTTCATTGCATGAAGGCAAGAAAAAGCTAGCTGAAATTGCTGGTGTTGAACCTGATAAAATCCAATTGTACTGTGTTGAAGCGGTGACGCGTTTATTACCAATGTTTAGCGAAAAACTCGGTGGTTACGGTATCGATCATTTGAAAAAATGGGGTGTCAATTTCTTAGTTGGCAAACCGATCAAAGAGATCAAACAAGATACAGTTGTTTATTTAGATAATCAAGAAACGAACGAATTAAACGAACTACAAGCAAAAACAATTATTTGGACGACAGGCGTTAGCGGCAGTCATGTAGTAGGTGATTCTGGTTTTGCAGCCAAACGTGGACGCGTGATGGTTCAAGCGGACTTAACAGATGCTGATCATAATAATGTTTATATTATTGGTGATTGTTCTGCTGTTATGGATAAAGAATCAAATCGACCTTATCCAACAACTGCACAAATTTCACTTAAAATGGGTGAACATGCAGGGAAAAACATCAAAGCACAATTAAAAGGTGAACCAACAAAAGAATTTACCTTTAAATCATTAGGCTCAGTTGCTTCAATTGGTAATAGTCATGCCTTTGGTGAGGTTGGAAAAATCGAAGTCAAAGGATATCCTGCTTCTGTTATCAAAAAAGCTATCATGGATCGTTCATTATTTGAAACAGGTGGTATTAAAGAAATGTTAGCTAAAGGTCGTTTTGACTTTTACCGTTAACAGATTAAAATAGTAATCAGTGCTTTGAAGGATTCATAGTAGAGCGTTGTGTGGAAATGACAGAAAGTCAACGGCTGATGGAAGTTGATCAAAACAACGACTTGAATTACAAATCTGGAGCAAATGTTCGATTCGGGTGAGATCCGTTAGCGTCTTTTGAGAGGAAATTATTTTTTAATTTCAATTTGGGTGGTACCGCGTGTAGATTGAGGCCGAGACAAAAGTATTCAGCTCCTTATTTCCGAAGGAGCTGATTTTTTCTCACCGTTATACGTCCCTGACAGTCTTTTTCAGATTGTCAGGGATTTTTTTGTATTCAACAATCAAATTTATAAAAAGAATGAGGAACGTAAATGAAGAAAGAATTGAGTGTTAAAGAAGCATTAGTTGTGTTTTTGTCATTATTATTGATTATTAGTATTTGTGTGATTGGCGTTGGCATGAGCCCAATTTTTCCTGTATTATGTGCGTTAGGTTTATTGATTGGCTGGAGTAAGTGGCGTGGTGCTTCTTGGGACAAAATCCATGAAGGAATTATTGAAGGCGTAAAAACAGGGATTGTTCCCATGGTCATTTTCATATTGATCGGAGCTCTGATTGCAGTTTGGATTGCAAGTGGTGTAATTCCAACGATGATGTTTGCAGGATTTTCAGTTATCAGCACTAAAATCTTTTTACCTTCGGCTTTTGTTAGCTGTGCAGTTGTGGGGATTTCAATCGGAAGTGCCTTTACAACAGTTTCAACAATTGGTTTAGCCTTGATGGGAATGGGGATCTCGATGGGCTTCAACTCTGCTATTTTGGCAGGAGCGATTATTTCAGGGGCAGTCTTTGGGGATAAAATGTCTCCGCTATCGGATACGACCAATTTAGCTTCAGCTGTAGCGGGAGCAGATCTATTTAAGCATATTCGAAATATGATGTGGACGACCGTACCAGCGTTTATTATTTCGTTTATTTTATACGCAGTAATTGGGTTTCAAACAAAAATTGGACAGACTGATTTAGAAACCAAACAGTTTTTAGCCGTTTTACAAGAGAATTTTGCAATTAGTTGGTGGGCAATTTTACCGATTTTATTACTGGTGGTGTGTTCAATCAAACGAGTGCCCGCAATTGCATCATTATTAGTGACAATTTTAGTGTCTAGTGTGATGTATATAATTCAAACACAAAATGTTGACTTGAAACAGTTAAGCACGATTATTGAAAATGGGTTTGTCTCAGAAACTGGTATGGAGCAAATCGATGCGTTGTTGACTAGAGGTGGGATCCAAAGTATGATGTGGTCAGTTTCATTGATTCTTTTAACGTTGTCGTTAGGTGGTTTATTAATGAAGATGGATGTGATGACTGTACTGATGGCCCCGCTTGCGCATAAATTAAAATCAACCGGTAGTTTAGTTGCGGCAACAGTGTTTAGTGGAGCGTTAGCTAATTTGATGATTGGTGAGCAGTACTTATCGATTATTCTGCCAGGACGGGCCTTTAAAGAAAGTTATGATCAAGCAGAACTCGCCCCAGAAGTGTTGTCTAGAGCGTTAGAAGATTCTGGTACTGTACTGAATTCACTGATTCCTTGGGGGGTAAGTGGCGTGTTTATGGCAAGTACGTTACAAGTATCTACATTAGCATACGCACCCTTTAGTTTCTTTATCTTATTGTGTCCGATTTTGTCGATTCTTTCAGGAATGACAGGCATCGGCATCCAAAGACGAGCGATGAGTAAATAAAGAATTCTACTGAAAATCATTAAAATTTTAAGAGAAACAATGGGGGTACTTTTGTTCGGCTCGATTTTTAGGTATAATGGATATTGATTGAAAAGAGGGATGTTACATGGCACAAAAAAGGAAAAGTGCAAAAAAGAAAAAAACAAAAAAGCAACAACAGCAACAAGAACATCTTAATTTCATTTTTCTCGGTATCTTTTTTATCTTCTTCGGA
The DNA window shown above is from Enterococcus sp. 12C11_DIV0727 and carries:
- a CDS encoding NAD(P)/FAD-dependent oxidoreductase — encoded protein: MSKHVVILGAGYAGLRALHELQRGNTDLKITLVDQNDYHFEATDIHEVAAGIQTSERITYPIKDVVKTACTTFVQGRVETIDSENQLVHLKDQEALSYDYLIVALGYESESFGIPGVEEFSLKMVDIPTSEKVYQHLTEQMEAYKETKDENCLKIVVCGAGFTGIELLGSLHEGKKKLAEIAGVEPDKIQLYCVEAVTRLLPMFSEKLGGYGIDHLKKWGVNFLVGKPIKEIKQDTVVYLDNQETNELNELQAKTIIWTTGVSGSHVVGDSGFAAKRGRVMVQADLTDADHNNVYIIGDCSAVMDKESNRPYPTTAQISLKMGEHAGKNIKAQLKGEPTKEFTFKSLGSVASIGNSHAFGEVGKIEVKGYPASVIKKAIMDRSLFETGGIKEMLAKGRFDFYR
- the nhaC gene encoding Na+/H+ antiporter NhaC, with amino-acid sequence MKKELSVKEALVVFLSLLLIISICVIGVGMSPIFPVLCALGLLIGWSKWRGASWDKIHEGIIEGVKTGIVPMVIFILIGALIAVWIASGVIPTMMFAGFSVISTKIFLPSAFVSCAVVGISIGSAFTTVSTIGLALMGMGISMGFNSAILAGAIISGAVFGDKMSPLSDTTNLASAVAGADLFKHIRNMMWTTVPAFIISFILYAVIGFQTKIGQTDLETKQFLAVLQENFAISWWAILPILLLVVCSIKRVPAIASLLVTILVSSVMYIIQTQNVDLKQLSTIIENGFVSETGMEQIDALLTRGGIQSMMWSVSLILLTLSLGGLLMKMDVMTVLMAPLAHKLKSTGSLVAATVFSGALANLMIGEQYLSIILPGRAFKESYDQAELAPEVLSRALEDSGTVLNSLIPWGVSGVFMASTLQVSTLAYAPFSFFILLCPILSILSGMTGIGIQRRAMSK